A single Macrobrachium nipponense isolate FS-2020 chromosome 5, ASM1510439v2, whole genome shotgun sequence DNA region contains:
- the LOC135215755 gene encoding uncharacterized protein LOC135215755: MRSFTHDRRWREGYEYCRSCLCLLTSEEDIEHHRTDCVVKVKLTTKPPNEKLKFRNFHKSHPLPICCFLDTEALVIPTGDENGITSRHKMISFSYIIINRDGEVVKTRTLTSRHSATELVNALDEDWSSLALEKCHFPINISPSDEERFMRATRCELCDKRFVRGHDKHRHHDHMKREDNFVGAYCQRCNQMCADKYKTLRVFVHNMSYDLGLILKEMEDDHPIRVQPKNGMKFLSVRINNLLFLDTLQFLSGSLEVLARDHIASGRELTYTHYLLRHLPLQSRLRIITGKHSFPYEYVDDEAKLSEDRLPPREAFFSTLKGEGISEGEYQRSKEMWRLGECKSLGDYMNLYLRIDVGLLADVFLNWRKILLQQYGLDCAQYTTLPGYAYDAMLKKTGVVLDYPYDIGTYLQIQENIRGGFTTVVRQHITAKNSEIGNLGEGESSSYILYQDFNSLYPFSMTGKLPTGDIRELNEEEKDQFVRNNFPANDDDDVGYWLVIDTKPLSAEAAEKTDDLPLCLHQRNVQLEDISSYCRNILEEEEGKIGHRTRKLIGDHEAKKNYMIALPLLRLYMDLGLEIERVRKIYAFKQASFMRNFIEDNIQARKMAKCKDEQSAFKLMSNSVFGRCLMNPTKYATKSTIVTDEAKFLKEIRSPRFKDFIVLSPKRVLCVSEKPEIEVNMPNFVGFQILEMAKYHLYHYWYKVIKPSYGERARLIYCDTDSFIFSLRVDNLIDEYKKYPFKDYLDFSNFHPEHPLYSARNKGRLGLLKSEVGEMIIEEIIALKPKTYSVLVSDKSMIRRSKGVQKCYRDSLTHADYEAALYAGNPLTAPTRSIRNVKGSVVTTAQMKKVFSAFDDKRYHLNPGQSVAYGHPIIPVIMEEEEGMGVSNDDDNDMMMMMMIICFLA; encoded by the coding sequence ATGAGGAGCTTCACTCACGATAGAAGATGGCGAGAGGGATACGAATACTGTCGTTCCTGTTTGTGTCTGTTAACGAGTGAGGAAGATATCGAACACCACCGCACTGATTGCGTTGTCAAGGTCAAACTTACCACGAAACCCCCGAACGAGAAGTTGAAATTCAGGAACTTTCATAAATCACATCCCTTACCCATCTGTTGCTTTTTAGATACAGAGGCGCTCGTTATACCTACGGGTGATGAGAACGGTATCACCAGTCGTCATAAAATGATAAGTTTTAGCTATATCATTATCAACCGGGATGGTGAAGTGGTGAAGACCAGGACTTTAACGAGTCGACATTCGGCTACTGAACTGGTGAACGCATTGGACGAGGACTGGTCCTCACTCGCGCTCGAAAAATGTCATTTCCCGATTAACATCTCACCCAGTGACGAAGAGAGATTCATGCGCGCCACCAGATGCGAGTTGTGCGATAAGAGGTTTGTAAGAGGTCATGATAAACACCGTCACCATGACCATATGAAAAGAGAAGATAACTTTGTAGGTGCGTACTGTCAACGGTGTAATCAAATGTGCGCAGACAAGTATAAAACACTCCGCGTGTTCGTACATAACATGTCATATGATTTGGGACTCATTCTGAAAGAAATGGAGGATGATCACCCTATTCGAGTACAACCCAAAAACGGGATGAAATTCCTGTCAGTTCGCATCAATAACCTTTTGTTCCTGGACACGCTACAGTTCCTTTCGGGTAGTTTAGAGGTACTCGCTCGGGACCATATAGCCAGCGGGAGAGAGTTGACCTACACCCACTACCTATTACGCCATTTACCCCTCCAGTCGAGGTTGCGAATCATTACCGGAAAACACTCGTTCCCGTACGAGTACGTTGACGATGAGGCGAAGTTATCAGAGGACAGATTACCCCCGCGCGAAGCCTTTTTCTCTACCCTAAAAGGGGAGGGTATCTCCGAGGGGGAATATCAGCGAAGCAAGGAAATGTGGCGATTAGGAGAGTGTAAGTCACTGGGCGATTACATGAACCTCTATTTGAGAATAGACGTTGGTTTGCTAGCCGACGTGTTTCTCAATTGGCGGAAAATCTTGCTGCAACAGTACGGGTTGGATTGCGCCCAATATACTACGCTCCCCGGATACGCCTACGACGCCATGTTGAAAAAGACGGGTGTAGTTTTAGATTACCCGTACGACATTGGCACATACCTTCAAATACAGGAAAATATACGGGGAGGTTTTACCACCGTTGTGAGGCAGCACATAACAGCCAAAAACTCGGAAATAGGTAACCTAGGGGAGGGAGAGTCTTCTTCCTATATATTATACCAAGACTTTAACAGTCTGTACCCTTTTTCCATGACGGGAAAGCTCCCAACGGGAGATATTCGAGAActgaacgaagaagaaaaagatcaaTTTGTACGGAACAATTTTCCCGCGAATGATGACGATGATGTGGGTTACTGGTTAGTTATCGACACCAAACCACTTTCGGCTGAAGCGGCTGAAAAAACGGATGACTTACCTCTTTGCCTGCATCAAAGGAATGTGCAATTAGAAGATATATCGTCATACTGTAGAAACATcttggaagaagaggaaggaaaaataGGACATCGCACCCGCAAGCTTATCGGAGATCACGAAGCTAAAAAGAATTATATGATAGCCCTACCCCTTCTGCGACTGTACATGGATCTCGGGTTAGAAATTGAGAGAGTGCGTAAAATTTACGCATTTAAACAAGCTAGCTTTATGAGGAATTTTATTGAGGATAACATACAAGCCAGGAAGATGGCGAAGTGTAAAGACGAGCAATCGGCTTTTAAGTTGATGTCCAACAGTGTATTTGGACGTTGCTTAATGAACCCCACCAAATATGCCACGAAAAGCACCATCGTGACTGACGAAGCAAAATTCTTGAAAGAAATACGCAGCCCACGGTTTAAGGATTTTATTGTTCTGAGTCCCAAGCGCGTACTTTGCGTgagtgagaagcctgaaatagaAGTGAATATGCCCAATTTCGTAGGATTTCAAATACTGGAAATGGCTAAATACCACCTATACCACTACTGGTACAAAGTCATTAAACCTAGTTACGGTGAGCGGGCTCGTTTAATCTATTGCGACACAgactcttttattttttctttgagagtggATAATTTAATCGATGAATATAAGAAATATCCGTTTAAAGACTATCTTGATTTCAGCAATTTCCACCCAGAACACCCCCTCTACAGCGCTCGTAACAAAGGTCGTCTAGGACTGCTCAAGTCAGAAGTAGGTGAAATGATAATAGAAGAGATCATAGCCCTTAAGCCTAAAACCTACTCGGTCTTAGTAAGTGATAAAAGTATGATACGCAGAAGCAAAGGAGTGCAAAAGTGTTACCGCGACTCTCTAACCCACGCAGATTATGAGGCAGCGCTTTACGCGGGGAATCCACTCACCGCTCCCACACGTAGCATACGGAATGTGAAAGGGAGCGTAGTTACAACAGCGCAAATGAAGAAAGTGTTTAGCGCTTTCGATGATAAGCGTTACCATTTAAACCCAGGACAGTCGGTAGCTTATGGCCACCCCATCATCCCGGTcataatggaggaggaggagggtatgggagttagtaatgatgatgataatgatatgatgatgatgatgatgataatctgTTTCCTAGCCTAA